In Bdellovibrio sp. GT3, one genomic interval encodes:
- a CDS encoding alginate export family protein translates to MLKAHFLKVLGLSIVLTSTAAQAMSLDWSGGYRAEWVEVDKPSLTNPTERKAYGLNYLYLTPKIIAADGINIISRFDVFNSEMYPGSQLGTIWGMNTSDVAATSGNQGPATVSASQLYLSVNQEFGSLKVGRMPFDFGLGMLYSGGNGSFDHWYNTRDMVSYKVIVGDWSLTPMLGRMYANDFGQGNNQTFWGAQLQYENIEAKSLMGVYVEQKKGARTTLNYSDAQKAAYCAGATPCDVAGDMSINTTSFVIGRGWDAFGYKFEGAFQSGETGIRRGTEDVKMDGFGLAAELYFPARESKWDYSFKLGMATGDSDSTNFSGFAFNKNYDVAMLMFNHRLGGADLFNTNAVKPRYPSDQTQPDQLSVGNSADDESVGNAYYLAPTVNYTINERFNLRNTLIYAQLMNAVPNSVDAKKDLGLEWDIEVVYKPIERVQWVNQLGLLFPGEAWKNGTGTTGNKGNDFTFGFASKAAISF, encoded by the coding sequence ATGTTGAAAGCACATTTTCTAAAAGTATTGGGTCTTTCCATTGTGCTGACGTCCACTGCGGCGCAAGCGATGTCATTGGACTGGTCGGGTGGCTACCGTGCGGAATGGGTTGAGGTTGATAAACCTTCTTTGACGAACCCGACGGAAAGAAAAGCCTACGGCTTGAATTACCTTTATCTGACTCCGAAAATTATCGCAGCAGATGGTATTAACATCATTTCTCGCTTTGATGTGTTCAACAGCGAAATGTATCCAGGTTCCCAGTTGGGCACAATCTGGGGCATGAACACTTCTGATGTGGCAGCAACTTCCGGTAACCAAGGTCCGGCAACTGTTTCTGCAAGTCAGTTGTACTTGAGCGTGAACCAGGAATTTGGTTCCTTGAAAGTGGGACGCATGCCTTTCGATTTCGGTCTGGGCATGTTGTATTCCGGTGGCAATGGATCGTTTGATCACTGGTATAACACTCGTGACATGGTTTCTTACAAAGTCATCGTGGGTGACTGGTCTTTGACGCCGATGTTGGGTCGTATGTACGCCAATGATTTTGGTCAGGGCAACAACCAGACGTTCTGGGGTGCTCAGCTTCAATACGAAAATATCGAAGCAAAATCTTTGATGGGTGTTTATGTCGAGCAGAAAAAAGGTGCTCGTACGACTTTGAACTACTCTGACGCGCAAAAAGCGGCTTATTGCGCAGGCGCGACCCCATGTGATGTGGCTGGCGATATGAGCATCAACACGACAAGTTTCGTTATCGGTCGTGGTTGGGATGCATTCGGATATAAATTCGAAGGTGCTTTCCAGTCTGGTGAGACTGGTATCAGACGTGGCACTGAAGACGTGAAAATGGACGGCTTCGGTTTGGCGGCAGAATTGTACTTCCCGGCAAGAGAATCCAAATGGGACTACTCCTTTAAACTGGGTATGGCGACCGGTGATTCTGATTCTACAAACTTCAGTGGTTTTGCATTCAATAAAAACTACGATGTAGCGATGTTGATGTTCAATCACCGTTTGGGCGGAGCTGATCTTTTCAACACGAATGCGGTGAAACCAAGATATCCATCTGATCAAACGCAACCAGACCAGTTGAGTGTTGGAAATTCAGCGGATGACGAAAGTGTTGGCAATGCTTACTACTTGGCGCCGACTGTGAATTACACAATCAACGAGCGCTTCAACCTTCGTAATACACTTATTTATGCTCAATTGATGAACGCTGTGCCGAATTCTGTTGATGCTAAAAAAGATTTGGGCCTAGAATGGGATATCGAAGTTGTTTATAAACCAATTGAACGTGTTCAATGGGTGAATCAACTTGGATTGTTGTTCCCTGGTGAAGCTTGGAAAAATGGTACAGGCACCACTGGTAACAAAGGTAACGATTTTACATTTGGATTTGCATCTAAAGCCGCCATCAGCTTTTGA
- a CDS encoding MBL fold metallo-hydrolase, whose amino-acid sequence MSEYIRGLQEPAVGGYGSATTCVELNCGNSQIIIDGGSGIRSISERILNGTAVRKKGPYHIFMTHFHWDHVIGLPFFVPHFIPGEEIHYYAVQSELEHLIRGLFKKPYFPVPFEALQARIHFHVLEPRKPVQVGEFKVTPYQLDHPDPCWGFKVEAEGKAYAHCVDTEGTRVTQDALGEDLPLYQNIDLMYFDAQYTLPELAEKANWGHSAAQVGLEIAFREGIKQVLFAHHDPGARTDHVLELRRQTMEYYSSVAKASSENNEEMPPVIWDFAHEGLEVIL is encoded by the coding sequence GTGTCTGAATATATACGTGGTTTGCAGGAACCTGCGGTCGGTGGCTATGGATCTGCAACGACATGTGTTGAGTTGAATTGTGGCAACAGTCAGATCATCATCGATGGTGGCAGCGGAATTCGTTCCATCAGTGAAAGAATTTTGAATGGGACTGCGGTTCGTAAAAAAGGTCCTTACCATATTTTTATGACCCACTTTCATTGGGATCATGTCATCGGTTTGCCATTCTTTGTGCCGCATTTTATTCCTGGTGAGGAAATTCACTACTATGCGGTTCAGTCTGAACTGGAACATCTGATTCGTGGGTTGTTTAAAAAACCTTACTTCCCGGTTCCATTTGAAGCTTTGCAGGCTCGCATACACTTTCACGTGTTGGAGCCTCGTAAGCCGGTGCAAGTGGGTGAATTTAAAGTCACACCTTATCAGCTGGATCATCCAGATCCATGTTGGGGATTTAAGGTTGAAGCTGAAGGTAAAGCGTATGCTCACTGTGTGGATACTGAGGGCACGCGCGTGACTCAGGATGCTCTGGGAGAGGATCTGCCTTTATATCAGAATATCGATTTGATGTATTTTGATGCTCAATACACGTTGCCTGAGTTGGCGGAAAAAGCAAACTGGGGTCATAGTGCCGCACAAGTGGGGCTGGAGATTGCATTCCGAGAGGGAATCAAACAAGTCCTGTTTGCGCATCATGATCCGGGTGCACGTACGGATCATGTCTTGGAGTTGCGCCGTCAGACGATGGAATATTATAGCTCTGTGGCGAAAGCATCTTCTGAAAACAACGAAGAAATGCCGCCTGTCATCTGGGACTTTGCCCACGAAGGACTTGAAGTCATTCTGTAA
- a CDS encoding transglycosylase domain-containing protein, with translation MTLAIIAGLGFATYSYFSLEKEMTQKLESKRFIVPTEYYAGPRVFSARNSGSPDGIESLFTKQNFRRRDYDQRLLQGDYFIADREQCSARLQLPLDENQIGCFAWVNKDISTAKVDSSMQILVFQNDSTISKIYIGAPFQEVASVFGEAPLLAQYIGNEPLMQKTVTLGEVPPTCSNAIMAIEDAQFLEHGGISFKGILRALVRNITTGRKEGGSTITQQLVKNYFLTSERTLKRKYQEFIMSILLESRFNKDEILETYLNVIYMGQNGSFQVRGYGSAARYYFNKEVSDLDLSECSLLAAIVNSPGLYNPFKKPANAERRRHLVLDKMKGLNFISDSQMTEADNKPLPRAPVTLATETAPYYLDAVRKQMEALKVPVEGLRIYTALDLESQQAAQESLSNHLNNLEKTNKHIKGLKEKGNNLEGIVLVGDNRTGLVTVVVGGRNYRMTQFNRAIDGHRQVGSTMKPFVYLTALMNETSEGKPYTPMTLLNDEKQSIKFEGQNWAPENYGKKYYGMVPMFYALKNSMNAATANLGMNVGIGNIVDVAHKFGVESELKPFPSLTLGAFEMYPREVLQSYMTIANLGLRKDISFVRKALNAEGAEVFTFNPNDRQVEDPAIVASLISMMKQVIISGSARAIPLNGFTNPAAGKTGTTNDNKDAWFSGFTPYLTTIVWVGYDNNLQHKLTGSSGGVPVWTDFMKRIGSRFPADDFTLPEDAVKVVLDEETLKALNALQAPFDPTSVELVFKKGTEP, from the coding sequence GTGACGCTTGCAATCATCGCGGGACTTGGGTTTGCCACTTATTCCTATTTTTCACTCGAAAAAGAGATGACACAAAAGCTTGAATCCAAGCGATTCATAGTACCCACCGAATACTATGCAGGCCCCCGTGTTTTCAGCGCACGAAATTCCGGTTCTCCAGACGGCATTGAAAGCCTCTTTACCAAGCAGAATTTCCGTCGACGTGACTATGATCAGCGACTCTTGCAAGGAGACTATTTCATCGCTGACCGTGAGCAGTGCAGCGCCCGACTGCAACTGCCGTTGGATGAGAACCAAATTGGCTGTTTTGCCTGGGTGAATAAAGATATCTCAACCGCAAAGGTCGATAGCTCCATGCAGATTTTGGTGTTCCAGAACGACAGCACCATTTCAAAAATCTATATTGGCGCGCCCTTTCAGGAAGTCGCATCCGTCTTTGGCGAAGCCCCTCTTTTGGCACAGTACATTGGTAACGAACCTTTAATGCAAAAAACCGTGACATTAGGAGAGGTTCCTCCCACGTGTTCCAACGCAATTATGGCAATTGAGGACGCACAATTTCTTGAACACGGCGGCATCAGCTTTAAGGGCATCCTTCGCGCCTTGGTTCGAAATATCACCACGGGTCGCAAGGAAGGCGGCAGCACCATCACGCAACAATTGGTGAAGAACTATTTCCTGACAAGTGAACGCACTCTGAAAAGGAAGTACCAGGAATTTATCATGTCGATTCTTTTGGAATCGCGATTTAACAAAGATGAAATTCTGGAAACTTATCTGAACGTCATTTACATGGGCCAAAATGGTTCATTCCAGGTGCGCGGCTACGGCTCCGCTGCACGATATTACTTCAACAAAGAAGTCAGCGATCTGGATTTATCTGAATGTTCATTGCTGGCAGCCATTGTTAACAGCCCAGGACTTTACAATCCGTTTAAAAAACCTGCGAATGCAGAACGTCGCCGCCACTTGGTTTTGGATAAAATGAAAGGTCTTAATTTTATCAGCGATTCCCAAATGACCGAGGCCGACAACAAGCCACTACCGCGGGCTCCAGTGACATTGGCTACGGAAACAGCTCCGTACTATCTGGATGCAGTTCGCAAACAAATGGAAGCACTGAAAGTTCCTGTTGAAGGTCTGCGAATCTACACAGCCCTTGATTTGGAATCCCAACAGGCCGCTCAGGAATCACTAAGCAATCATCTGAATAATCTGGAAAAAACGAACAAACACATCAAAGGCCTTAAAGAAAAAGGCAATAACCTGGAAGGAATAGTTCTGGTTGGCGACAACCGCACTGGCCTGGTGACGGTGGTTGTTGGCGGTCGCAACTATCGCATGACCCAGTTCAATCGCGCCATTGATGGCCACCGTCAGGTTGGCTCAACCATGAAGCCGTTTGTTTATTTGACGGCTTTGATGAACGAAACTTCCGAGGGCAAGCCCTACACCCCGATGACTTTGTTGAATGACGAAAAACAAAGCATTAAGTTCGAAGGTCAAAACTGGGCGCCTGAAAATTATGGCAAGAAATATTACGGCATGGTTCCGATGTTTTATGCCCTGAAAAATTCCATGAATGCCGCAACAGCCAATCTGGGTATGAATGTCGGCATTGGAAACATCGTCGATGTCGCCCACAAATTCGGCGTTGAATCCGAACTCAAACCATTCCCCTCATTGACTCTTGGTGCGTTTGAAATGTATCCCCGCGAAGTTTTGCAAAGCTACATGACGATTGCCAATCTGGGATTACGCAAAGACATTTCTTTTGTTCGCAAAGCCCTGAATGCAGAAGGTGCTGAGGTGTTCACGTTTAACCCCAATGACCGCCAGGTTGAGGATCCCGCGATCGTCGCCAGTCTGATCAGCATGATGAAGCAAGTCATCATTTCCGGTTCAGCGCGAGCGATTCCTCTGAATGGATTCACCAATCCTGCAGCTGGAAAAACGGGAACCACCAACGACAACAAAGACGCCTGGTTCAGCGGTTTCACTCCGTATTTAACAACAATCGTGTGGGTGGGTTACGACAACAATCTTCAGCACAAACTCACCGGCTCAAGTGGCGGCGTTCCGGTCTGGACAGATTTCATGAAACGAATTGGCAGCCGCTTTCCCGCGGATGACTTTACTCTTCCAGAAGATGCGGTAAAAGTTGTTTTGGACGAGGAGACTTTGAAGGCACTAAACGCCCTGCAAGCACCTTTTGATCCAACTTCGGTTGAATTGGTATTTAAAAAAGGCACCGAACCCTAA
- a CDS encoding ATP-binding protein translates to MKLPSPFEEIANSSKPAQYRVYAIRAVLAMIMAALIAQINLDYLESWLYDFRIRSEVLQRTSGKIELVYIKPSTIQIFKGQPNAKDQSAILHNLLAAEPRAIVYDFPIEQAQGSEEDKSEWAQLISSHSNVFVATPDTPLKGEERSLYLPIPYDSIRMVSAPKTSDTINFAKDRVTRRMLLSYQGATMLPVTLAALYNPEVQNPENIRGHFDFYDTTQSFIDFRRPGSFPSAAFDDLANGSVDWSRYKDKIVIIGTDLNTSEADYILTPYSRIPSAMTRIEMQANMTDTLIRNSSPLRMPHYVNWILLTLISILAIQIVLSMSPAMGLVILVGTLFSFSAISFALFWLFGWWITMAAPLLAGFLVYYFFIPYRLIIENRRSWEYYQKNKLLSQVEELKTNFISMMSHDLKTPIARIQGMTDVILSDQVTLSPQQREAVDTIKQSSDDLLKFISSILNYGKIQSEGVELHMQTKDINTVLQEVIRKHEFLAKVKRIQIVSELEPLFPIRMDPDLMRQVLSNLVENAIKYSPDDTKILVTSEEKADRVVIQVSDQGPGIPEDELNNIFMKFFRSKNVKSTQIKGSGLGLYLAKYFTELHKGKIFVESKDGKGSTFTVELPMEQGGVNA, encoded by the coding sequence ATGAAACTGCCAAGTCCATTCGAGGAAATTGCAAACTCCTCGAAACCAGCGCAATACCGTGTGTACGCGATCAGAGCTGTCTTAGCTATGATCATGGCGGCGCTTATTGCCCAAATCAATCTGGATTACCTTGAGTCTTGGCTGTACGACTTCCGCATCCGTTCCGAGGTTCTGCAAAGAACTTCAGGAAAAATTGAACTGGTTTACATCAAACCCTCCACCATTCAAATTTTCAAAGGCCAACCCAACGCCAAAGATCAGTCAGCGATACTGCACAACCTGCTGGCGGCCGAGCCACGCGCCATCGTCTATGATTTCCCAATCGAGCAGGCTCAGGGAAGTGAAGAGGATAAATCCGAGTGGGCGCAACTGATCTCCAGCCACTCCAATGTTTTCGTGGCCACTCCGGATACTCCGCTGAAGGGCGAAGAGCGCAGTCTTTATCTGCCGATTCCCTACGACAGCATCCGCATGGTTTCCGCACCAAAAACTTCTGACACGATTAACTTTGCCAAAGACCGTGTCACTCGTCGTATGTTGCTTTCTTATCAAGGCGCAACCATGCTGCCTGTGACTTTGGCGGCGCTTTACAATCCAGAGGTTCAAAACCCCGAGAACATCCGTGGGCATTTTGATTTCTACGACACAACTCAATCTTTTATCGACTTCCGCCGACCAGGCTCCTTTCCGTCAGCGGCCTTTGACGATCTTGCCAATGGTTCCGTGGACTGGAGTCGCTATAAAGACAAAATAGTGATTATCGGCACCGACCTGAACACCAGTGAGGCTGACTACATTCTTACGCCTTATAGTCGTATCCCGTCTGCCATGACCCGCATCGAAATGCAGGCCAATATGACAGACACACTGATCCGCAACTCCAGCCCTTTGCGCATGCCTCATTATGTGAACTGGATTTTGCTGACTTTGATTTCTATTCTGGCAATCCAGATCGTCCTGAGCATGAGCCCGGCAATGGGCTTGGTTATTTTGGTTGGAACGCTTTTCAGTTTCTCGGCCATTTCATTTGCTCTTTTCTGGCTGTTCGGATGGTGGATCACTATGGCCGCGCCTTTATTGGCGGGCTTTTTGGTCTATTACTTCTTTATTCCTTATCGTCTGATTATTGAAAATCGCCGCAGCTGGGAATACTACCAGAAGAACAAACTGCTTAGTCAGGTTGAAGAGTTGAAAACCAATTTCATTTCCATGATGTCACATGATTTGAAAACTCCAATCGCACGGATTCAGGGCATGACGGATGTGATTCTGTCAGATCAGGTGACACTGAGCCCGCAACAGCGTGAAGCGGTGGATACGATCAAGCAATCCTCTGATGACCTGCTGAAATTCATCAGTTCCATTCTGAACTACGGAAAAATCCAAAGTGAAGGTGTGGAATTGCATATGCAAACCAAGGACATTAACACCGTCCTTCAGGAAGTAATTCGCAAGCATGAGTTCCTGGCTAAAGTAAAACGCATTCAAATCGTGTCTGAGCTGGAGCCTTTGTTCCCTATCCGCATGGATCCGGATCTGATGAGACAGGTTTTGTCGAACCTGGTGGAAAACGCCATCAAGTACAGCCCGGATGACACGAAAATCCTGGTTACCAGCGAGGAAAAGGCCGACCGCGTGGTCATTCAGGTATCCGATCAGGGGCCGGGAATACCAGAGGACGAGCTTAACAATATCTTTATGAAGTTCTTCCGCAGCAAGAACGTAAAGAGCACGCAGATCAAAGGTTCGGGCTTGGGCCTGTATCTGGCTAAATATTTTACAGAGTTGCACAAAGGTAAGATCTTTGTGGAGTCGAAAGATGGAAAAGGTTCCACATTTACGGTAGAACTGCCGATGGAACAAGGGGGCGTTAATGCTTAA
- a CDS encoding KamA family radical SAM protein: MKLNFPPSPRPEHIAESDWNNWTWQLRHSLKSKADFEKSFQLSDNELAAFSEGAELFNIRTTPYYASLAKDEGDSIRQILMPQKFEIEEGSQQMLDPLGERKNNPAPRVIHRYSDRVLFLITDICSVYCRFCTRKHFTGQEQAFIRNEEYEKALEYIKTHPGIREVILSGGDPLTVSDGQLDRVLGDLRAIDHVEIIRIGSRMPVVCPMRITDDLVKILKKHKPVFLMSHFNHPNELTAEAAAGLEKLVDNGVPVMNQMVLLNGINNHPALVQALNRRLLFLRVKPYYMFQCDPSQGTDHLRTSIEDSLEIQKELWGHLSGLAMPNLSVDIPDGGGKTYLVPNFETARDGNVRFYKGWDGVDAKYVSPAAEKIKKPELHHYLEEWNKLKAAKAPL; this comes from the coding sequence ATGAAGCTGAATTTCCCCCCTTCTCCTAGGCCAGAACATATCGCTGAATCCGATTGGAACAATTGGACCTGGCAGCTTCGTCATTCTCTTAAATCTAAAGCGGATTTTGAAAAGAGCTTCCAGCTTTCCGACAATGAGCTGGCGGCCTTCAGTGAAGGGGCAGAGTTATTTAATATTCGCACGACGCCTTATTATGCCAGTCTTGCCAAAGACGAAGGTGATTCCATTCGTCAGATTTTGATGCCGCAAAAATTTGAGATCGAAGAAGGCTCCCAGCAAATGCTGGATCCTTTGGGCGAACGCAAAAACAATCCCGCGCCACGCGTGATTCATCGCTATTCAGATCGTGTTCTGTTTTTGATCACGGATATCTGCAGTGTTTATTGTCGCTTTTGCACGCGCAAGCATTTCACCGGTCAAGAACAGGCCTTTATTCGTAACGAAGAGTATGAAAAGGCCCTCGAGTACATCAAAACCCATCCTGGTATTCGTGAGGTTATTTTGTCAGGCGGTGATCCGCTGACGGTAAGTGACGGGCAGTTGGATCGTGTGTTGGGTGATTTACGTGCGATTGATCACGTCGAGATCATCCGTATCGGTTCGCGTATGCCGGTGGTATGTCCGATGCGTATCACGGATGATCTGGTTAAGATTTTAAAAAAGCACAAGCCGGTGTTTTTGATGTCGCACTTCAACCACCCGAACGAGCTGACGGCGGAAGCGGCAGCAGGTCTTGAAAAGCTTGTGGATAACGGCGTTCCGGTGATGAATCAGATGGTGCTATTGAATGGCATCAACAATCATCCGGCGCTGGTGCAGGCCTTGAATCGCCGTCTGTTATTTTTAAGAGTAAAACCTTACTACATGTTCCAATGTGATCCTTCGCAAGGAACGGATCATCTGCGCACTTCGATCGAAGATTCCCTGGAAATTCAAAAAGAACTATGGGGGCATTTGTCAGGTCTGGCGATGCCAAATCTGTCCGTGGATATTCCTGACGGCGGCGGTAAGACTTATCTGGTTCCGAACTTTGAAACAGCCCGTGATGGCAATGTGCGTTTTTATAAAGGCTGGGACGGAGTCGATGCGAAGTATGTCAGTCCGGCTGCAGAAAAAATCAAAAAGCCGGAACTGCATCACTATCTGGAAGAGTGGAATAAATTGAAAGCTGCAAAAGCTCCGCTTTAA
- a CDS encoding radical SAM/SPASM domain-containing protein — MEIRRQNDIIAFRAPGESPVAFHARNLEVADISEELWNALQSPDDSELQSVLSNWESEENPDVTTHKLAREIRSLTINVTQICNLKCTYCAAGGDGTYGAAQTKISVEKTLPQLKFFLEKLPDTGTFRIGFIGGEPLLYPEGIRAIANYVKLMTAGKNLRPQFAIVTNGTLLSEANVELLKDIRCNVSVSIDGAAEQNDISRPMKNGTGSTALVLEGLKKLFAAKADLGSITLHGVFTAENMNLVKAYEFYRQFPADTYEFTYSVSELNQEASEAFTSQMNLVADRAYADGGEESLRKINFFNRVFSALDSQRRTENFCGAGKSLLVVDARNNLFSCPWDVGNATEKVGHGSQVSEEALEKYAQPLIQQNNCNSCWARFLCGGGCMFVHKEATGSKNKKNAQFCERQRTLMSTAILYFKKCRQTDIQKDSDYGKH, encoded by the coding sequence ATGGAAATTCGGAGACAAAATGACATCATTGCCTTTCGCGCGCCTGGGGAATCCCCAGTGGCTTTTCATGCGCGAAATCTGGAGGTCGCCGACATTTCCGAGGAGCTATGGAATGCCCTGCAGTCCCCGGACGACTCCGAACTTCAGTCTGTTTTAAGCAACTGGGAGTCCGAAGAAAACCCTGACGTCACCACCCACAAACTGGCCCGGGAAATTCGTTCCCTCACCATCAATGTCACGCAGATCTGCAATTTGAAATGCACCTACTGCGCGGCCGGTGGAGATGGAACTTATGGTGCGGCACAAACGAAGATCTCCGTTGAGAAAACACTTCCGCAATTAAAATTTTTCCTGGAAAAGCTTCCCGACACTGGAACATTCCGTATCGGTTTCATCGGCGGTGAACCCCTGCTGTATCCAGAGGGAATTCGCGCCATTGCAAACTACGTAAAACTTATGACGGCGGGAAAAAACCTTCGCCCGCAGTTTGCCATTGTGACCAATGGAACTCTTTTATCCGAAGCCAATGTTGAACTTCTGAAGGACATCCGTTGCAACGTTTCAGTCAGCATCGATGGAGCAGCCGAGCAGAACGATATCTCCCGCCCAATGAAAAACGGAACTGGCAGCACAGCTTTGGTGTTGGAAGGTCTTAAAAAACTTTTCGCGGCAAAAGCGGATCTGGGCTCGATCACCCTGCACGGAGTATTCACTGCCGAGAACATGAACCTGGTAAAGGCTTATGAATTCTACCGCCAATTTCCTGCTGACACTTACGAATTCACTTACAGCGTTTCCGAATTGAATCAGGAAGCCAGTGAAGCATTCACCAGCCAAATGAACTTGGTCGCGGACCGGGCTTATGCAGATGGCGGCGAAGAATCCCTTCGCAAGATCAACTTCTTCAACCGTGTCTTTTCAGCTTTGGACAGCCAACGTCGCACCGAGAACTTCTGTGGCGCCGGCAAATCTCTTTTGGTGGTGGATGCCCGAAACAACTTATTCTCCTGCCCTTGGGATGTGGGTAATGCCACTGAAAAAGTCGGACACGGCTCCCAGGTCTCTGAGGAAGCATTGGAAAAGTACGCCCAACCACTGATTCAGCAGAACAACTGTAATTCATGCTGGGCACGGTTTCTTTGCGGTGGCGGCTGCATGTTCGTCCACAAAGAGGCCACAGGCTCCAAAAACAAAAAAAATGCTCAATTCTGTGAACGTCAAAGAACTTTAATGAGCACCGCTATTTTATACTTTAAAAAATGTCGTCAGACTGATATTCAAAAGGACAGTGACTATGGAAAACACTAA
- a CDS encoding co-chaperone GroES, with protein MAKKKSSAKKAVKKTAKKVVKKSANKVAKKASKKTPAKKAAVKKAPVKKKSAGKPVKKAAPKRVAPKKAVSAKVTPKKTTTAKAPANKHLVTKAAPQKIVDLTDFVTPLDDRLIVQTSGAERTTASGLLFIPDTVADVSGNLHGTVVSVGRGHVNKKGHLRPMELKVGDKVVFSQYSGSKVKIQNEDLVILRETEVMGVVEK; from the coding sequence GTGGCTAAGAAGAAATCTTCTGCAAAGAAAGCCGTAAAGAAGACCGCTAAAAAGGTCGTAAAAAAATCTGCGAATAAAGTAGCAAAAAAAGCATCTAAAAAGACTCCAGCAAAAAAGGCGGCTGTAAAAAAGGCGCCGGTTAAGAAAAAATCCGCAGGAAAGCCGGTTAAGAAAGCTGCTCCTAAAAGAGTAGCTCCCAAAAAAGCCGTTTCTGCCAAAGTCACGCCAAAGAAAACGACAACTGCCAAAGCGCCTGCCAATAAACATCTGGTAACGAAAGCGGCACCTCAAAAGATTGTGGACTTGACGGATTTCGTGACTCCTTTGGATGATCGTTTGATCGTACAAACATCAGGTGCGGAGCGCACAACGGCAAGTGGTTTGCTTTTCATTCCTGATACGGTAGCGGATGTTTCCGGGAACCTTCATGGAACTGTTGTTTCTGTTGGACGTGGCCATGTGAACAAAAAAGGCCATCTGCGCCCGATGGAACTTAAAGTGGGGGACAAAGTTGTCTTCTCACAATACTCAGGCTCTAAAGTTAAAATTCAAAATGAAGACCTCGTGATCCTTCGTGAAACCGAAGTGATGGGCGTGGTTGAAAAGTAA